A region of Streptomyces sp. WMMC500 DNA encodes the following proteins:
- a CDS encoding glycosyl hydrolase, producing the protein MTHPPLRRTPALALLVLTALLAALLSAGTGAEAAADTTGGRAQPVVYEAEDGLLNGTVVESAAPGYSGTGYVAGFDAAEDSVTVTVPDGPAGLHDLAIRYRAPYGQKVASLELNGEGAGDVTLAATDTFGTVAAGRVMLGEGADTITIVNNWGWYEIDALSLSPSEPRPPHQVSGVPVDPRATPEARALLSDLTAGYGRHILSGQQDAASVRWVEENVGRAPAVAGHDMMDYSPSRVERGTTSTEVENALAWHERGGITTFVWHWNAPAGLIDQPGKEWWRGFYTDATTFDVAAALADPQSAEYALLLRDIDAIAAELKRLQDAGVPVLWRPLHEAEGGWFWWGAKGPGPAKELWRLMYERMTGHHGLHNLVWVWNSVDPAWYPGDDVVDVVSADTYPPIGDHGPAAGTYDRLVDLVGDKKLVALTETGSIPDPDLLEAYEADWSWFTTWSGEFIDDGEHNPLPFLRRVYEHEYVITLDELADWRARDGERR; encoded by the coding sequence GTGACCCACCCCCCACTCCGCCGCACGCCCGCACTGGCGCTCCTCGTCCTGACCGCGCTTCTCGCGGCCCTGCTCTCGGCCGGTACGGGGGCCGAGGCCGCGGCCGACACGACCGGCGGGCGCGCCCAGCCCGTCGTCTACGAAGCCGAGGACGGCTTGCTGAACGGCACGGTCGTCGAGTCCGCCGCCCCCGGCTACTCCGGCACCGGCTACGTCGCCGGCTTCGACGCCGCCGAGGACTCCGTCACCGTCACCGTCCCCGACGGCCCGGCCGGGCTCCACGACCTCGCGATCCGCTACCGCGCCCCGTACGGCCAGAAGGTCGCGTCGCTGGAGCTCAACGGCGAGGGCGCGGGCGACGTCACCCTCGCCGCCACCGACACCTTCGGCACCGTGGCCGCAGGCAGGGTGATGCTGGGGGAGGGCGCCGACACGATCACGATCGTGAACAACTGGGGCTGGTACGAGATCGACGCCCTCAGCCTCAGCCCGAGCGAGCCCCGCCCGCCGCACCAGGTCTCCGGCGTCCCCGTCGACCCGCGGGCCACCCCCGAGGCCCGGGCGCTGCTGAGTGACCTCACCGCGGGCTACGGCCGGCACATCCTCAGCGGCCAGCAGGACGCGGCATCCGTCCGCTGGGTGGAGGAGAACGTCGGCCGCGCCCCGGCCGTGGCCGGGCACGACATGATGGACTACTCGCCCAGCCGCGTCGAGCGCGGCACCACGTCCACCGAGGTCGAGAACGCCCTCGCCTGGCACGAGCGGGGCGGCATCACCACGTTCGTCTGGCACTGGAACGCCCCCGCGGGCCTCATCGACCAGCCGGGCAAGGAGTGGTGGCGCGGCTTCTACACCGACGCGACGACCTTCGACGTGGCCGCGGCGCTCGCCGACCCGCAGTCCGCGGAGTACGCGCTGCTGCTGCGCGACATCGACGCCATCGCGGCAGAGCTGAAGCGGCTGCAGGACGCGGGCGTCCCGGTGCTCTGGCGCCCGCTGCACGAAGCCGAGGGCGGCTGGTTCTGGTGGGGAGCCAAGGGCCCCGGGCCGGCCAAGGAGCTGTGGCGGCTGATGTACGAGCGCATGACCGGCCACCACGGGCTGCACAACCTCGTCTGGGTGTGGAACTCCGTCGACCCGGCCTGGTACCCCGGCGACGACGTCGTCGACGTCGTCAGCGCCGACACCTACCCGCCGATCGGCGACCACGGCCCCGCCGCCGGCACGTACGACAGGCTGGTGGACCTCGTCGGCGACAAGAAGCTCGTCGCCCTGACCGAGACGGGCTCCATCCCCGACCCGGACCTGCTGGAGGCGTACGAGGCGGACTGGAGCTGGTTCACGACCTGGAGCGGCGAGTTCATCGACGACGGCGAGCACAACCCGCTGCCGTTCCTCAGGAGGGTGTACGAGCACGAGTACGTCATCACCCTCGACGAACTGGCCGACTGGCGTGCCCGAGACGGAGAGCGCCGGTGA
- a CDS encoding glycoside hydrolase family 43 protein: protein MTTPNRLLRGAVLLAVLALLLSGGTTLVPPQAAGMPAVETGASPTPGAGTFANPVKRNGPDPWLQYHDGYYYLATTTWNSTITMRRSPTLAGLSSAPERTVFDLAGRPGGCCNMWAPEFHLIDGPNGPRWYLYYVAGQDVPDYNPTQRLHVLESDGTDPMGPYHFQADLGNTWELDPSILRHNGRIYLLGSAIDGEQSLTITPLSNPWTPSGPRRTISRPTHSWERQTGAVNEGAEALHHNGRTMIVYSASACWGPDYKLGLLTLTGSDPLNGAHWTKSPAPVFQRNDANGVYAPGHNGFFTSPDGSEDWIVYHANDSASGGCDMNRSTRAQKFTWNADGTPDFGTPVRTGVELPAPSGE from the coding sequence ATGACTACACCCAACCGGCTGCTGCGCGGCGCCGTCCTCCTCGCCGTCCTCGCCCTGCTCCTCAGCGGCGGCACCACGCTCGTGCCACCGCAGGCGGCGGGCATGCCCGCCGTCGAGACCGGCGCGTCGCCCACGCCGGGCGCCGGCACGTTCGCCAACCCCGTCAAGCGCAACGGCCCCGACCCCTGGTTGCAGTACCACGACGGGTACTACTACCTGGCCACGACGACGTGGAACTCGACGATCACCATGCGCCGTTCCCCGACCCTGGCCGGGCTGTCGAGCGCACCGGAGAGGACGGTGTTCGACCTCGCCGGGCGGCCGGGCGGCTGCTGCAACATGTGGGCACCGGAGTTCCACCTCATCGACGGCCCCAACGGGCCGCGCTGGTACCTGTACTACGTCGCCGGCCAGGACGTGCCCGACTACAACCCGACCCAGCGCCTGCACGTGCTGGAGAGCGACGGCACCGACCCGATGGGGCCCTACCACTTCCAGGCCGACCTGGGGAACACCTGGGAACTCGACCCGAGCATCCTGCGCCACAACGGCCGCATCTACCTGCTGGGCAGCGCGATCGACGGCGAGCAGAGCCTGACCATCACCCCGCTGAGCAACCCCTGGACCCCCAGCGGCCCCCGGCGCACCATCAGCCGGCCGACGCACTCCTGGGAGCGGCAGACCGGCGCCGTCAACGAAGGCGCCGAGGCGCTCCACCACAACGGCCGGACGATGATCGTCTACTCGGCCAGCGCCTGCTGGGGGCCCGACTACAAGCTGGGCCTGCTCACCCTCACCGGCAGCGACCCGCTCAACGGCGCGCACTGGACCAAGTCGCCCGCCCCCGTCTTCCAGCGCAACGACGCCAACGGCGTCTACGCCCCCGGCCACAACGGGTTCTTCACGTCGCCCGACGGCAGCGAGGACTGGATCGTCTACCACGCCAACGACTCGGCCTCCGGCGGCTGCGACATGAACCGCTCCACCCGCGCCCAGAAGTTCACCTGGAACGCCGACGGCACCCCGGACTTCGGCACGCCGGTCAGGACCGGAGTCGAGCTCCCCGCGCCCTCCGGCGAGTGA
- a CDS encoding arabinan endo-1,5-alpha-L-arabinosidase, whose amino-acid sequence MTRTPHRDPAAASSTPTAPPGTPAAPPPGASRRRLLRAALATGALATTSVVGASGLRPAPAGAAPAAYPFPGAVTGDIGVHDPSFVKRPSGGYLVAHTGDDIALKTSADRTDFRNAGSVFPGGAPWTTSYTGGSRNLWAPHLSHHNGRYHLYYSASTFGSNRSAIFLATSASGDSGSWTNQGLVIESGGADDHNAIDPHLAVDAAGRWWLAFGSFWSGIKLVRIDPATGKRLDNGMVAIAGRGGGAIEAPTIYRRGGYYYLFVSFDLCCRGAASTYRVMVGRSTDIAGPYRDRNGTAMTSGGGTEIMAGHDSIHGPGHQDVFADTDHDILVYHYYADDGTALLGINWLGWDADGWPYAH is encoded by the coding sequence GTGACCCGAACCCCCCACCGCGACCCCGCCGCCGCGTCGAGCACGCCCACGGCGCCCCCGGGCACACCCGCCGCCCCGCCGCCCGGTGCGTCGCGGCGCCGGCTGCTCCGCGCCGCCCTGGCGACCGGCGCCCTGGCGACCACCTCCGTCGTCGGCGCGTCCGGGCTGCGCCCCGCGCCGGCCGGTGCGGCGCCGGCTGCGTACCCCTTCCCCGGCGCCGTGACCGGGGACATCGGGGTGCACGACCCGTCCTTCGTCAAACGGCCGTCCGGCGGCTACCTCGTCGCCCACACCGGCGACGACATCGCCCTGAAGACGTCCGCCGACCGCACGGACTTCCGCAACGCCGGCAGCGTCTTCCCCGGCGGCGCGCCGTGGACCACCTCGTACACCGGAGGCAGCCGCAACCTGTGGGCTCCGCACCTGAGCCACCACAACGGGCGGTACCACCTCTACTACTCGGCCTCCACCTTCGGCTCCAACCGCTCGGCGATCTTCCTGGCCACCAGCGCCAGCGGCGACTCGGGCAGTTGGACGAACCAGGGCCTGGTCATCGAGTCCGGCGGCGCCGACGACCACAACGCCATCGACCCGCACCTCGCCGTGGACGCCGCGGGCCGCTGGTGGCTGGCCTTCGGCTCGTTCTGGTCCGGCATCAAGCTCGTCCGGATCGACCCGGCGACCGGCAAGCGCCTGGACAACGGCATGGTCGCGATCGCCGGCCGCGGCGGCGGCGCCATCGAGGCGCCCACGATCTACCGGCGGGGCGGCTACTACTACCTCTTCGTCTCGTTCGACCTGTGCTGCCGCGGCGCGGCCAGCACGTACCGCGTCATGGTCGGCCGGTCCACGGACATCGCCGGCCCCTACCGCGACCGCAACGGCACCGCGATGACCTCCGGCGGCGGCACCGAGATCATGGCCGGCCACGACTCCATCCACGGCCCCGGCCACCAGGACGTCTTCGCCGACACCGACCACGACATCCTCGTCTACCACTACTACGCCGACGACGGCACGGCCCTGCTGGGCATCAACTGGCTCGGCTGGGACGCCGACGGCTGGCCCTACGCCCACTGA
- a CDS encoding PPOX class F420-dependent oxidoreductase produces the protein MSRPPLPADAVEMLRRPNPCVMATLRADGAPVSTATWYLWEDGRVLVNMDGSRRRLEHLRADPRVTLTVLAEGDWYSHVTLVGRVAELVPDEGLADIDRLARHYTGNPYPERGSARFSARIDVERWHGWGSFRDTGRASS, from the coding sequence GTGTCCAGGCCCCCGCTGCCCGCCGACGCCGTCGAGATGCTGCGCCGCCCCAACCCCTGCGTGATGGCCACGCTGCGCGCGGACGGCGCGCCCGTGTCGACGGCCACCTGGTACCTCTGGGAGGACGGCCGCGTCCTCGTGAACATGGACGGGAGCCGCCGGCGCCTGGAACACCTGCGTGCCGACCCGCGCGTGACCCTCACCGTCCTCGCCGAGGGGGACTGGTACTCGCACGTCACCCTCGTCGGCCGGGTGGCCGAACTGGTCCCCGACGAAGGTCTCGCGGACATCGACCGCCTCGCCCGCCACTACACCGGCAACCCCTATCCGGAACGCGGGAGCGCCCGGTTCAGCGCCCGGATCGACGTCGAGCGCTGGCACGGCTGGGGCAGCTTCCGGGACACCGGCCGGGCCTCCTCCTGA
- a CDS encoding SigB/SigF/SigG family RNA polymerase sigma factor — MAHVRARNRKHPHDDAPDTSAQFRRLAEMPEGPEKKALRQEVVRAWMPMAARLSRQFRNRGEALEDLEQVAHLGLVKAVGRYDPARGNAFESFAVPTIVGELKRHFRDHMWGVHVPRRVQELRNRVRSASMSLATTADDRFPPTADIAEAAGLTEDEVRTGLQALESYATLSLDATLTDTGDGYSLIDTFGSAEPGFDRAVDREAVRPHLRRLPEREREILYLRFFCDMTQSRIAERMGISQMHVSRLITTTCARVCERVEADRAAAA, encoded by the coding sequence GTGGCGCATGTCCGGGCAAGGAACAGGAAGCACCCGCACGACGACGCACCCGATACCTCCGCGCAGTTCCGCCGGCTCGCGGAGATGCCGGAGGGCCCCGAGAAGAAGGCGCTGCGGCAAGAGGTCGTACGCGCCTGGATGCCGATGGCGGCGCGGCTCTCCCGCCAGTTCAGGAACCGCGGCGAGGCGCTGGAGGACCTCGAACAGGTCGCGCACCTCGGCCTGGTGAAGGCCGTCGGCCGCTACGACCCGGCGCGCGGCAACGCCTTCGAGAGCTTCGCCGTGCCGACGATCGTCGGCGAGCTGAAGCGGCACTTCCGTGACCACATGTGGGGTGTGCACGTCCCCCGCCGGGTCCAGGAACTGCGCAACCGCGTCCGCAGCGCGAGCATGTCGCTGGCCACCACGGCCGACGACCGGTTCCCGCCGACCGCGGACATCGCCGAGGCGGCCGGCCTGACCGAGGACGAGGTGCGTACGGGGCTGCAGGCCCTGGAGAGCTACGCCACCCTCTCCCTCGACGCCACCCTCACCGACACCGGCGACGGCTACTCGCTCATCGACACCTTCGGCAGCGCCGAGCCCGGCTTCGACCGGGCCGTGGACCGCGAGGCCGTACGACCGCATCTGCGCCGGCTGCCGGAACGCGAACGCGAGATCCTCTACCTGCGGTTCTTCTGCGACATGACGCAGAGCAGGATCGCGGAGCGCATGGGCATCTCACAGATGCACGTCTCCCGGCTCATCACCACCACCTGCGCGCGCGTCTGCGAGCGGGTGGAGGCCGACCGGGCCGCGGCGGCGTAG
- a CDS encoding gas vesicle protein K, translating to MSGRRLDLDPETAQRDLAALVLTVVELLRQLMERQAVRRFEAGGLTEAQEERLGLTLLRLDEAMDELCERHGISRADLGLDLGPLGNLVDDVEGPR from the coding sequence GTGAGCGGCCGGCGGCTGGACCTCGACCCGGAGACCGCCCAGCGCGACCTCGCGGCGCTGGTGCTGACGGTCGTGGAGCTGCTGCGCCAGCTCATGGAGCGGCAGGCCGTGCGCCGCTTCGAGGCCGGCGGCCTCACCGAGGCGCAGGAGGAGCGCCTCGGCCTGACCCTGCTGCGCCTGGACGAGGCGATGGACGAGCTGTGCGAGCGGCACGGGATCTCGCGTGCCGACCTCGGTCTCGACCTCGGTCCCCTCGGCAACCTCGTGGACGACGTCGAAGGACCGCGCTGA
- a CDS encoding gas vesicle protein codes for MTGPATRPAPGPVAQRQTSLVDLLDRLLGTGVVISGDLVLRVADVDLVRIRLHALLASVAATAGSPWPDDDLPPRPYDEGAP; via the coding sequence GTGACGGGCCCCGCCACGCGCCCGGCGCCGGGGCCCGTGGCACAGCGGCAGACCAGCCTGGTGGACCTGCTGGACCGGCTCCTCGGCACCGGTGTCGTCATCTCCGGCGACCTCGTGCTGCGGGTCGCCGACGTCGACCTGGTCCGCATCCGGCTGCACGCGCTCCTCGCCTCCGTCGCGGCGACGGCGGGGTCCCCGTGGCCGGACGACGACCTGCCGCCGCGCCCGTACGACGAGGGGGCGCCGTGA
- a CDS encoding GvpL/GvpF family gas vesicle protein: MTRLAYLYAVTRRGTPLPPELLGVVGEPVRLLEHGELAGVWSPVPAVDFDEEPLRAHLEDLRWLERTARAHQEVVDAVSSRGAVLPLRMAVVYRGEDGVRRLLTEDHDRLVAGLHRLAGLAEWGVKVYLEEPAPEAESAAGRERAPRPSGERPPRPSGRDYLRRRMRRREREEQDWERAAHACRLLHAQLSRVAQEDRLLRPQNGELARGGGRNVLNVSYLVAGEREREFVARARESDVPGVRVEVNGPWAPYSFAAPEAAP; this comes from the coding sequence ATGACGCGGCTCGCCTATCTGTACGCCGTCACGCGCCGCGGCACCCCGCTGCCGCCGGAGCTGCTCGGCGTCGTCGGGGAACCGGTGCGCCTGCTGGAGCACGGCGAGCTGGCGGGCGTGTGGAGCCCGGTGCCGGCCGTGGACTTCGACGAGGAACCGCTGCGCGCGCACCTGGAGGATCTCCGCTGGCTGGAGCGGACCGCGCGTGCCCACCAGGAGGTCGTCGACGCCGTCTCCTCCCGGGGCGCGGTGCTGCCGCTGCGGATGGCCGTCGTCTACCGCGGTGAGGACGGGGTGCGGCGCCTGCTCACCGAGGACCACGACCGGCTCGTCGCCGGGCTGCACCGGCTGGCGGGGCTCGCCGAGTGGGGCGTGAAGGTGTACCTGGAGGAACCGGCGCCCGAGGCCGAGTCCGCCGCGGGACGGGAGCGGGCACCCCGCCCGTCCGGCGAGCGCCCACCCCGCCCGTCCGGCCGCGACTACCTGCGCCGCCGGATGCGCCGCCGGGAACGTGAGGAGCAGGACTGGGAACGGGCGGCACACGCCTGCCGGCTGCTGCACGCGCAGCTCTCCCGGGTCGCCCAGGAGGACCGGCTGCTGCGCCCGCAGAACGGTGAACTGGCCCGCGGCGGCGGCAGGAACGTGCTCAACGTCTCGTACCTCGTCGCCGGTGAGCGCGAGCGGGAGTTCGTCGCCCGCGCACGCGAGTCGGACGTGCCGGGCGTACGCGTCGAGGTCAACGGCCCCTGGGCGCCCTACTCCTTCGCCGCCCCGGAGGCGGCGCCGTGA
- a CDS encoding gas vesicle protein, producing MTTASRVPEPYGASGSNLADILERVLDKGIVIAGDIQINLLDIELLTVKLRLVVASVDKAREMGIDWWEEDPALSSRARRREDGRRAEELQARNERLESRIAALEAATATREETAT from the coding sequence ATGACCACGGCGTCGCGCGTCCCCGAGCCCTACGGCGCAAGCGGCTCCAACCTCGCCGACATCCTGGAGCGCGTGCTCGACAAGGGCATCGTCATCGCCGGGGACATCCAGATCAACCTGCTCGACATCGAACTGCTCACGGTCAAGCTCCGGCTCGTCGTGGCGTCGGTCGACAAGGCCAGGGAGATGGGCATCGACTGGTGGGAGGAGGACCCCGCGCTGTCCTCCCGCGCCCGCCGCCGGGAGGACGGCCGGCGCGCGGAGGAGCTGCAGGCCCGCAACGAGCGCCTGGAGTCCCGGATCGCCGCCCTCGAAGCGGCCACCGCCACCCGGGAGGAGACAGCCACATGA
- a CDS encoding SRPBCC family protein → MAESKTPSLLKTVTGSPQTERLVSALQSYATAQLQHAAMNAGRRLGETTSRLNDAAEGRGPGLGQLLPSGGSLGKAALKAGAGKVKDGVLGKLGALTGGGKRSAKGGSRPTTIVEQVDVGVPVREAYDQWTQYDEFSRFAKGVKSASATGDTGSDWQAKIFISSRSWKSTTTEQIPDERIVWSSEGAKGTTKGVVTFHELAPALTRVLLIVEYYPRGLFEKTGNIWRAQGRRVRLDLKHFARHLSMQGEASGGWRGEIRDGELVRSHEEVAEAEAAEDEAAYADEEPPEEDEYEEDAEDRAEAGDGAYEDEAEEEYEYEDERAAR, encoded by the coding sequence GTGGCTGAGTCGAAGACGCCTTCGCTGCTGAAGACGGTGACCGGCAGCCCGCAGACCGAACGCCTGGTCTCCGCGCTCCAGTCGTACGCCACCGCGCAGTTGCAGCACGCCGCGATGAACGCGGGCCGCAGGCTCGGCGAGACCACCTCGCGGCTGAACGACGCCGCCGAGGGCCGCGGTCCCGGCCTCGGCCAACTGCTCCCGAGCGGCGGCTCGCTGGGCAAGGCCGCGCTGAAGGCCGGCGCCGGCAAGGTCAAGGACGGCGTGCTCGGCAAGCTCGGCGCGCTGACCGGCGGCGGCAAGCGGTCCGCGAAGGGCGGCAGCCGGCCGACCACCATCGTCGAGCAGGTCGACGTGGGCGTCCCGGTGCGCGAGGCGTACGACCAGTGGACGCAGTACGACGAGTTCAGCCGCTTCGCCAAAGGCGTGAAGAGCGCGTCCGCGACCGGCGACACCGGCTCGGACTGGCAGGCGAAGATCTTCATCTCCAGCCGGAGCTGGAAGAGCACCACCACCGAGCAGATCCCCGACGAGCGCATCGTCTGGAGTTCGGAGGGCGCGAAGGGCACCACGAAGGGCGTCGTCACGTTCCACGAGCTGGCGCCCGCGCTCACCCGCGTCCTGCTGATCGTCGAGTACTACCCCCGCGGCCTGTTCGAGAAGACCGGCAACATCTGGCGCGCCCAGGGCCGCCGGGTGCGGCTCGACCTCAAGCACTTCGCGCGGCACCTCTCGATGCAGGGCGAGGCCAGCGGCGGCTGGCGCGGCGAGATCCGCGACGGCGAGCTGGTCCGCAGCCACGAGGAGGTGGCCGAGGCAGAGGCGGCCGAGGACGAGGCGGCGTACGCGGACGAGGAGCCGCCGGAGGAGGACGAGTACGAGGAGGACGCGGAGGACCGGGCCGAGGCCGGAGACGGCGCGTACGAGGACGAGGCCGAGGAGGAGTACGAGTACGAAGACGAGCGGGCCGCCCGATGA
- a CDS encoding DNA primase, whose amino-acid sequence MLGRTRKAKLALTLAGAAAGRKLPLSPQAVGSLLTERLNASPQLKQVGDQLRRDLGGVGKAATGALVERRVSGLADRLEDRTRGLQDRLTGGRDEPADADEHDETDERAERDEDEVPEAHDTPAPKKKASGKQAPRRKAAAAAKPAKKAASGARRTASSAKKAGTAKSAGTRGGGRRG is encoded by the coding sequence GTGTTGGGACGTACCAGAAAGGCCAAGCTCGCACTGACGCTCGCGGGCGCGGCGGCGGGCAGGAAGCTGCCGCTCAGCCCGCAGGCGGTGGGCTCGCTGCTCACCGAGCGGCTGAACGCCAGCCCGCAGTTGAAGCAGGTCGGTGACCAGTTGCGCCGGGACCTCGGCGGGGTCGGCAAGGCGGCGACCGGAGCGCTCGTCGAGCGCCGGGTCAGCGGCCTCGCCGACCGCCTCGAAGACCGCACCCGCGGTCTGCAGGACCGGCTGACCGGCGGGCGGGACGAGCCCGCGGACGCCGACGAGCACGACGAGACCGACGAGCGGGCGGAACGCGACGAGGACGAGGTGCCGGAAGCGCACGACACGCCCGCGCCGAAGAAGAAGGCGTCCGGGAAACAGGCGCCGCGCAGGAAGGCCGCGGCGGCGGCGAAGCCGGCGAAGAAGGCGGCCTCGGGCGCCCGGCGCACCGCGTCCTCCGCCAAGAAGGCGGGCACCGCGAAGTCCGCCGGCACGAGGGGAGGCGGCCGCCGTGGCTGA
- a CDS encoding gas vesicle protein GvpG produces MGLLGELLKLPAAPVRGPLWVLRQVIAEAERQYYDPQAVQRELAALAARLDAGDIDQEEFDRREDELLGGLEQSPVRFLDDTERTEK; encoded by the coding sequence GTGGGTCTGCTGGGTGAACTGCTGAAGCTGCCCGCGGCCCCGGTCCGCGGCCCGCTGTGGGTGCTGCGCCAGGTGATCGCGGAGGCCGAGCGCCAGTACTACGACCCCCAGGCGGTGCAGCGGGAGCTGGCCGCGCTGGCGGCGCGGCTGGACGCCGGCGACATCGACCAGGAGGAGTTCGACCGGAGGGAGGACGAGTTGCTCGGCGGGCTCGAGCAGTCGCCCGTCCGGTTCCTCGACGACACAGAACGGACAGAGAAATGA
- a CDS encoding GvpL/GvpF family gas vesicle protein: MSIYVYGFVRSHQAPVPEGTRGVGEPAGTVRSVPQGDLAALVSEAPDDLKPRRRDLMAHQEVLVAAGATGSVLPLRFGCLAHDEASVRRVLAERAGHFRERLDALEGRREFNVKAAHREEEVLRLVLTEEPELQALNEAQRARGGDAGYQERVRLGELMADAVRRREAVDARRIEQELEPYADAVSPGPGSEAWLANISFLVPDDRVDDFTGALARLNAAEAHVDVRVYGPLPPYSFAAAEPGPAAQHAGQGTTSGRR; this comes from the coding sequence ATGAGCATCTACGTGTACGGATTCGTGCGCTCGCACCAGGCACCGGTGCCCGAGGGAACCCGCGGCGTCGGCGAACCGGCCGGAACCGTGCGCTCGGTGCCGCAGGGCGACCTGGCCGCGCTGGTCAGTGAGGCGCCCGACGACCTCAAGCCGCGCCGCCGCGACCTGATGGCCCATCAGGAGGTGCTGGTCGCCGCGGGCGCCACGGGGAGCGTGCTGCCGCTGCGCTTCGGCTGCCTGGCACACGACGAGGCGTCGGTGCGGCGGGTGCTGGCGGAGCGCGCCGGGCACTTCCGCGAGCGGCTCGACGCCCTGGAAGGCCGCAGGGAGTTCAACGTCAAGGCGGCTCACCGCGAAGAAGAGGTGCTGCGCCTGGTGCTGACCGAGGAGCCGGAGCTTCAGGCCCTCAACGAGGCACAGCGCGCACGCGGCGGCGACGCCGGATACCAGGAGCGAGTCCGGCTCGGCGAGCTGATGGCCGACGCGGTACGCCGGCGGGAGGCCGTCGACGCCCGGCGCATCGAGCAGGAGCTTGAGCCGTACGCCGACGCGGTGAGCCCGGGTCCGGGCAGCGAGGCGTGGCTGGCGAACATCTCGTTCCTGGTGCCCGACGACCGCGTCGACGACTTCACCGGGGCGCTGGCCCGGCTGAACGCGGCCGAGGCGCACGTCGACGTGCGCGTCTACGGGCCGCTGCCGCCCTACAGCTTCGCCGCCGCCGAGCCCGGCCCGGCCGCGCAGCACGCCGGACAGGGCACGACGTCCGGCCGGCGGTGA
- a CDS encoding gas vesicle structural protein GvpA: MTVVPQQQTGGGGSSSLYDVLELVLDRGLVIDAFVRVSLVGIELLKIDVRVVVASVDTYLRFAEAANRLDLEAGPNKSKGLPEILDSTVESGAGAKTKGALAGAAETLSDAFSQGRERGGERSEEPAAERTKQPARRSSARRKETDG, translated from the coding sequence ATGACCGTGGTACCGCAACAGCAGACGGGCGGCGGCGGTTCGAGTTCGCTGTACGACGTCCTGGAACTGGTGCTCGACCGCGGGCTGGTGATCGACGCGTTCGTGCGTGTCTCGCTGGTCGGGATCGAGTTGCTGAAGATCGACGTCCGCGTGGTCGTCGCCAGCGTCGACACCTATCTGCGGTTCGCCGAGGCGGCGAACCGGCTGGACCTGGAGGCCGGGCCGAACAAGAGCAAGGGGCTGCCGGAGATCCTCGACAGCACGGTGGAGAGCGGTGCCGGCGCCAAGACGAAGGGTGCGCTGGCGGGAGCCGCCGAGACCCTGTCGGACGCGTTCTCGCAGGGCCGCGAGCGCGGCGGCGAACGCTCCGAGGAACCGGCCGCCGAGCGCACCAAGCAGCCGGCCCGGCGCAGCTCCGCCCGCCGGAAGGAGACGGACGGATGA
- the gvpO gene encoding gas vesicle protein GvpO — translation MSQNRDGKDEAGSRGDRGASRPAGLSVAVREEFGEATGLTAEGVTSMTGNGDDGWTLHLEVVEVPRVPDTTSLLATYEVTADPGGRLTGYRRIRRYERGRPDPR, via the coding sequence ATGAGTCAGAACAGGGACGGCAAGGACGAGGCCGGGTCCAGGGGAGACCGCGGCGCGTCGCGGCCGGCGGGGCTGTCGGTCGCCGTGCGCGAGGAGTTCGGCGAGGCCACCGGGCTGACCGCCGAGGGAGTCACCTCGATGACCGGAAACGGTGACGACGGCTGGACGCTGCACCTCGAAGTGGTGGAGGTCCCGCGTGTCCCGGACACGACGAGCCTGCTCGCCACCTACGAGGTCACCGCCGACCCGGGCGGCCGGCTCACGGGCTACCGGCGCATCCGCCGCTACGAGCGCGGCCGGCCGGATCCCCGATGA